In the Gossypium raimondii isolate GPD5lz chromosome 9, ASM2569854v1, whole genome shotgun sequence genome, one interval contains:
- the LOC105799984 gene encoding uncharacterized protein LOC105799984, with amino-acid sequence MPCLYISTNLNLDEVDTDPLFSQATKAVASIIGRPEHFVMVILKGSLAIRFNGNKEPAAYAEIVSMGGINREVKRRLIATLGTILENTLSIPTTRFVLKVYDINANRSKL; translated from the exons ATGCCTTGCCTTTACATCTCAACTAACCTCAACTTAGACGAGGTTGACACCGATCCCCTCTTCTCTCAAGCCACCAAGGCCGTCGCCTCCATTATCGGAAGACCTGAACAC TTCGTGATGGTGATACTGAAGGGATCATTGGCAATAAGGTTTAACGGGAACAAGGAGCCAGCGGCGTACGCTGAGATAGTCTCAATGGGCGGCATTAATAGAGAGGTGAAGAGAAGGTTGATTGCCACATTGGGCACCATTTTAGAGAACACCTTGTCTATTCCCACAACTCGTTTTGTTCTCAAAGTCTATGATATAAATGCAAACCGCTCtaaactataa